CCTTCGGGGCCGATCCCAATCAGCGCGGCATCAACGACTATACGCCGCTGCACATGGCCGTGGGCGAGCGCAACCTGCCGGCCGTCAAGCTGCTGCTCGCGAGCGGCGCGGACCCGCGCCTCCGGACGCGAATCGACGACTGCGAAACGCCGCGGGAGATGGCGGAAGCGGCAGGCCTGCGCGAGATCGCGGAGCTGCTCGCCGCGCGCGAGGCGCGGCTGGAAAAGTGAGAGCACGGCATCAGCCCTCAAGCGCGAGCCGCTCCGGGCGAGGTCGATAGAGAAGAAAAAAGCTCGCACTCTCGTGCTTCTTCCATCCATTCGGGTATGGTTCCGTCGCCCTTTTCCTCTTGAACCGATCCTGCTCTAAGTGTAAAAGATATGCCTATTTATCGGACCCGCTTTCGCTGTGGAACCTGCATTTTCTCCGGACGCTGGCCGATAGCGGTTCTTCAAGTCCTCGACCTGCATGAGCCGGGTTGATATCCTGACTGGCAACGAAGGGAGATCTCGATGAAGGTACTGTCTCTTTTGCTTTCGTTAATTTGCCTGGCCGTTCCTTCGAAGATGGCGGCCCAAGAAAAATCCCACGATAAGCCGCGCACCGGCGGCACGCTCAATATAGGGATTCACGCCGACCTTTACGGTCTGAACCCGTTCGTTCGCATGCGCTCGATCGACCGCAACATACGGGCGCTTGCTTATGAGAGCCTCGTCACGATGGACGACAAGGGCGAGGTGAAGCCGTTTCTCGCCGAATCGTGGAAAATCTCTCCGGACGGCAAGGAATACACCTTCGTTCTCCGCCGCGGAGTGAAATATCACAACGGCGAGGAAATGACCGCCGAGGACATCAAATGGGCGGTGGACTACGCCAAGGACCCGCAGCATGGCGCGAGCGCCAAGCCGCACCTCGACGGCCTCGACTCGGTCCGCGTCGTGGACAAATATACGGCGCGATTCATTCTGAAGCGGTCGCAGGTTTCCTTCCTGAGCGGCCTCAGCGATCTGGGCGTGCTCTTCGTCTTGCCAAAGAATTCGATTCCCACGGGACAGACGAAAGTTCAAGCCATGCCTCCGGGAACCGGTCCTTTCGTCTTCAAAGAGTGGCGCGCCGGTTCGCACGCGACCTTCGAGCGGCACAAAGATTACTGGCAAAAGGGGCTTCCTTATCTCGACAGGGTCGTGCTCAAGCCCGTTCCCGACGCATCGGCGCGACTGGCGGCGCTGCGGGCCGGAGATCTCCACCTCATCACGCGTCTCCCTTCGCAGTGGGTGGTCAAGGTGCAGAAAAACGAAATGCCTGAGGTCAAGCTGGCGCCGGCCAAGTACGCGGGCATGAGAGAGCTTTATTTGAACGCGGTCCGGCCGCCCTTCAATAATCCTAAAATCCGACAGGCCGTCGTTTATGCCATCGACAAACAAAAAATCCTGGAGGGAGCGTATTGGGGCCAAGGAGAAGTGGCGGAGGAACGCTTTTACAAAGGCTCGCCGTGGAACTTCGGCTTTCCGGAACGAAAGCGCGACGTGGCCAAGGCCAAGGCCCTGCTTAAAGAGGCCGGCTACAAAGGCGAAAAAATCGTCTTCGTATCCCGCCAGGGACAGGAGGAAGTCGCGTTCATAGTCCCGATGCTGCAGGAGGCGGGCCTGAACGTGGTCGTAGAAACGCTCGAAGCCGGCACCTACCGGACCCGCACCCGCACCGGGGACTACGACATGAGCCCCGGCGGCGGCGATCTCCCGCCCGATCCGGCGCAAATAGCCGTGGAGTTTATGTGCGACGAGGAGTCCGTCAAATTAAAGGCCAGGGACAACAATCGGACCGGCTACTGCAACAAGCAGTTGGACGCTCTGGTCGGGGAAGCCGACAGCACGCTCGATTCCAAGAAACGAAAAGAAA
The window above is part of the Candidatus Binatia bacterium genome. Proteins encoded here:
- a CDS encoding ABC transporter substrate-binding protein — encoded protein: MKVLSLLLSLICLAVPSKMAAQEKSHDKPRTGGTLNIGIHADLYGLNPFVRMRSIDRNIRALAYESLVTMDDKGEVKPFLAESWKISPDGKEYTFVLRRGVKYHNGEEMTAEDIKWAVDYAKDPQHGASAKPHLDGLDSVRVVDKYTARFILKRSQVSFLSGLSDLGVLFVLPKNSIPTGQTKVQAMPPGTGPFVFKEWRAGSHATFERHKDYWQKGLPYLDRVVLKPVPDASARLAALRAGDLHLITRLPSQWVVKVQKNEMPEVKLAPAKYAGMRELYLNAVRPPFNNPKIRQAVVYAIDKQKILEGAYWGQGEVAEERFYKGSPWNFGFPERKRDVAKAKALLKEAGYKGEKIVFVSRQGQEEVAFIVPMLQEAGLNVVVETLEAGTYRTRTRTGDYDMSPGGGDLPPDPAQIAVEFMCDEESVKLKARDNNRTGYCNKQLDALVGEADSTLDSKKRKEIFRKVFQILYEETPEVFLAFEHRYFGVHPAVRGFVTDNNESLDSNEGGIFKVWLTK